Proteins from a genomic interval of Clostridium sp. AN503:
- a CDS encoding GNAT family N-acetyltransferase gives MIRIAEPAEADTIIELVKRTIETVYPRYYPEGAVNFFLCHHSSGNVRKDLEQRLVYVLEVDGKAAGTVTIRENEIERLFVEPVFQKRGYGTELLDFAEDRITGRYDTIQLDSSLPAKAMYLKRGYTAVSFHQIITDNGDYLCYEEMVKASGT, from the coding sequence ATGATCAGAATTGCTGAACCGGCGGAGGCCGATACCATTATTGAGCTGGTAAAACGCACCATAGAAACGGTATATCCCAGATATTATCCGGAAGGGGCGGTGAACTTTTTCCTGTGCCATCACAGCAGCGGCAACGTGAGAAAAGATCTGGAACAGCGGCTGGTTTATGTTCTGGAGGTGGACGGAAAGGCAGCTGGAACGGTCACGATCCGGGAAAATGAGATAGAGCGGTTATTTGTGGAACCAGTTTTTCAGAAAAGAGGATATGGAACTGAATTGTTAGACTTTGCAGAGGACAGGATAACCGGCAGATACGATACCATACAGCTGGATTCTTCCCTGCCGGCGAAAGCCATGTATTTAAAAAGAGGGTACACAGCAGTGTCCTTCCATCAGATCATTACGGACAATGGTGATTATCTTTGCTATGAGGAGATGGTAAAAGCATCTGGAACATGA